In a genomic window of Pelodiscus sinensis isolate JC-2024 unplaced genomic scaffold, ASM4963464v1 ctg40, whole genome shotgun sequence:
- the LOC142825180 gene encoding LOW QUALITY PROTEIN: uncharacterized protein LOC142825180 (The sequence of the model RefSeq protein was modified relative to this genomic sequence to represent the inferred CDS: substituted 1 base at 1 genomic stop codon), with protein MTVKPCIDAVCWVSHQLRYRVLLSDIAGITLWDLERLRMDVNTKPQPRTECEIIASDIIEDKASALNVSASLKASFLGGLVEVSRSAKYLNDTKTSKHQARVTLQYSTTTRFEHLTMSHLGAENVSYPAVFDQGTATHVVTAVLYGAQAFFVFDREVSSTESLQEIEGSLQIAIKKLPLFSVEGAGSLNMDEKDKSNADKFNCKFHGDFALEKNPTNFQDAITIYSTLPVRLGENGEKAIPMRVWLYPLTKLDSRAARLMREISTVLISDAQTAMEDLAELDMRCNDMGKNPIARTFPEIQRKVQQFQGLCKQHRQTFQKELAGLLPSIRGGREEEGALVDILSRKNLSPFNTQKLNEFLDSKEREMNYVNSYLSALSNVDVVLSQSELEKIVLDPGLDFVVSFTFTSLHDEEPYLSDLHLWLHTQSTKDTQDPAPASSASEEPKSKAWFEDKEIRKKARKAAKCFSDFARVNESNGKTRFIVASVPDKDNPGTSIYLNEDGELVNTNFQPPSKPLPPLIGAVRHDRVQLMLKPAAYGRAEICGYRAEYRLVGQENWVAVNVSNTQETLTVTGLRPNTQYQFRYAAVSKPGLSESSDVSDTVKTLPPTSPPGKPEKAIVESSAITLSWESPRVIGDGVSISEYKVQYREESGEAKWLERRTGQRTESCTIDGLRPQTPYRFRVSAVCADGAVSDPGEEVSITSAGEELKTLAQDFLRKSTRIEEGQPAVCALAIEKVFDSNAEHPKYRLGKETLEIPNKVIMVMGATGSGKTTLINGMINYILGVQWKDEFRFKFIHEITNRSQDESQTTEVTAYEVNHTRGFQVPYSLTIIDTPGFGDTRGIEQDKAITRQIXEFFSTAGAISHVDAVCVVVQASLARLTHAQKYVFDLVLSIFGKDIKDNILILVTFADGQAPPVLEAIKTADVPCAKDAQGNPVYFKFNNSVLFTCNAAVDEGSCNFDEMFWRMGAMSMQTFFWVLLKLKTRSLMLTQEVLRERKELEVAVEGLQPQIKAGLVKLEELRKTQEALEQHKDDMEANKDFEYEVEKTVPVQTDISGTGNYIMNCRNCHYTCHYPCSSSNDDGKRGCAAMDRNTGYCTVCPGRCVWNVHFSQKYKWEYTVVKEKQTYAQLKEKYEKASGEVLSTQSVVEKLSQEYAAVEEILVELIDKRSRSLQRLQEIALKPNPLSTPEYIDLLIMSEQQELKPGYQERIKSLREVREVAEIIRKIVNKEPLLPGEQGLYKKTEEKRLHSKTL; from the coding sequence ATGACAGTTAAACCCTGCATAGACGCTGTGTGCTGGGTGTCCCATCAGCTACGTTACCGTGTGCTTCTCTCTGACATTGCAGGGATCACGCTGTGGGACCTGGAACGGCTTCGCATGGATGTAAACACAAAACCACAACCCAGGACTGAATGTGAGATCATCGCATCTGACATCATTGAGGACAAGGCCAGCGCCCTCAATGTCTCGGCATCGCTGAAGGCCAGCTTCCTGGGCGGCTTGGTTGAAGTAAGCAGATCTGCCAAATACTTAAATGACACCAAAACATCCAAACACCAGGCCCGAGTCACTCTCCAGTACTCAACCACAACAAGGTTTGAGCACCTAACAATGAGCCATTTAGGAGCAGAGAACGTCTCTTATCCTGCTGTGTTTGACCAAGGCACGGCCACCCACGTGGTCACAGCTGTGCTGTACGGCGCCCAGGCTTTCTTCGTGTTCGATCGAGAAGTTTCTTCTACTGAGAGTCTACAAGAGATCGAGGGATCGCTCCAGATTGCAATTAAAAAGTTACCCTTGTTTtctgtggaaggggcagggtctctcaacatggatgaaaaagacaaatcaaatgcTGACAAATTTAACTGCAAGTTCCATGGTGATTTTGCACTTGAGAAAAATCCAACTAATTTCCAAGATGCCATAACCATTTATTCCACCCTTCCAGTGCGGCTGGGTGAGAACGGGGAGAAGGCCATACCCATGAGAGTCTGGCTGTACCCGCTGACCAAGCTGGATTCCAGAGCTGCTCGGCTAATGCGTGAGATCAGTACAGTGCTGATTTCTGATGCTCAGACTGCAATGGAGGACCTGGCAGAACTGGACATGCGATGCAACGACATGGGGAAGAATCCAATTGCCAGAACCTTCCCTGAAATCCAGAGGAAAGTCCAACAGTTCCAAGGTCTGTGTAAGCAACACAGACAGACTTTCCAGAAAGAGCTGGCAGGACTCTTACCCTCCATCCGTGGAGgtagggaagaggaaggggcccTGGTGGACATTCTGTCACGCAAAAACCTGTCACCCTTCAACACTCAGAAACTCAATGAATTCCTGGACTCAAAGGAGCGAGAGATGAATTATGTGAATTCCTACCTTAGTGCCCTAAGCAATGTAGACGTGGTGCTCTCCCAGAGTGAACTAGAGAAAATAGTGCTGGACCCTGGGCTTGACTTTGTCGTTTCTTTTACATTCACCTCCTTACACGACGAGGAGCCATATTTATCAGATTTGCATCTCTGGCTTCATACCCAGTCTACTAAGGACACTCAGGATCCTGCACCAGCCAGTTCTGCCAGTGAGGAACCAAAATCCAAAGCCTGGTTTGAGGACAAGGAAATACGTAAAAAAGCTAGAAAAGCTGCAAAGTGCTTTTCAGATTTTGCCCGTGTCAATGAATCTAACGGGAAGACCCGGTTCATTGTGGCCTCTGTTCCAGACAAGGACAATCCAGGCACTTCCATTTACCTGAATGAGGATGGAGAGCTGGTCAACACCAACTTCCAGCCTCCATCaaagcctcttcctcctctgaTTGGTGCAGTCCGACATGACCGTGTGCAGCTCATGCTGAAGCCGGCAGCCTATGGCAGGGCTGAGATATGTGGCTACCGGGCAGAGTACAGACTTGTCGGGCAGGAGAACTGGGTGGCTGTGAATGTCAGTAACACACAAGAGACACTCACAGTCACAGGGCTCCGTCCAAACACGCAGTACCAGTTCCGATACGCGGCCGTGAGCAAACCAGGGCTCAGCGAGAGCAGCGACGTGAGCGACACGGTGAAGACGCTTCCTCCTACCAGCCCCCCTGGGAAGCCAGAGAAAGCCATAGTAGAATCATCAGCCATCACCCTGAGCTGGGAGAGTCCACGTGTCATTGGAGATGGAGTCAGTATAAGCGAGTACAAGGTGCAATACAGAGAGGAGTCTGGAGAAGCCAAATGGCTGGAGCGAAGGACGGGACAGAGAACCGAGTCCTGCACCATTGATGGACTGAGGCCACAGACGCCCTACAGATTCCGGGTGTCGGCCGTGTGTGCGGACGGGGCTGTGAGTGATCCCGGGGAGGAGGTGTCAATTACATCAGCAGGAGAGGAATTAAAGACACTAGCACAAGATTTCTTGAGAAAGAGCACTCGGATAGAAGAAGGGCAGCCCGCGGTGTGTGCACTGGCCATAGAGAAGGTGTTTGATTCTAACGCAGAACATCCAAAGTACCGGCtggggaaggagaccctggagaTCCCTAACAAAGTGATTATGGTGATGGGAGCCACCGGGTCGGGGAAAACGACTCTCATCAACGGGATGATCAACTACATCCTGGGTGTGCAATGGAAGGATGAATTCAGGTTCAAGTTCATCCATGAAAtaacaaacagaagccaggatGAGAGCCAGACAACTGAGGTGACGGCCTATGAAGTGAATCACACAAGGGGCTTCCAAGTCCCCTACTCGCTGACTATAATAGACACGCCGGGATTTGGCGACACCAGAGGGATAGAGCAAGACAAGGCGATAACAAGGCAGATCTGAGAGTTCTTCTCCACCGCAGGGGCCATTAGTCACGTCGACGCCGTCTGCGTTGTGGTTCAGGCCTCACTAGCTCGTCTGACCCACGCCCAGAAGTACGTGTTTGACTTGGTGCTCTCCATTTTTGGGAAGGACATAAAAGACAACATCCTAATCCTGGTCACCTTCGCCGATGGGCAGGCCCCCCCTGTGCTAGAGGCCATTAAAACAGCTGATGTCCCTTGTGCTAAGGATGCTCAGGGCAACCCTGTGTATTTCAAGTTCAATAACTCCGTCCTCTTCACCTGTAATGCTGCAGTTGACGAGGGCAGTTGTAATTTTGATGAAATGTTCTGGAGAATGGGAGCCATGAGCATGCAGACATTTTTTTGGGTTTTATTAAAATTGAAAACTAGAAGTCTGATGTTAACACAGGAGGTTCTCAGGGAGCGGAAGGAGCTGGAGGTGGCCGTGGAAGGGCTGCAGCCCCAAATCAAAGCCGGCCTGGTGAAGCTGGAAGAACTGCGCAAGACACAGGAAGCTCTGGAGCAGCATAAGGATGACATGGAGGCCAATAAAGACTTTGAGTATGAGGTGGAGAAAACAGTGCCGGTGCAAACAGACATCTCTGGGACAGGGAACTACATAATGAACTGCCGGAACTGTCACTATACGTGTCACTATCCCTGTTCGTCCTCTAATGATGATGGCAAGCGCGGGTGTGCAGCTATGGACAGGAACACAGGATATTGCACAGTGTGCCCTGGGAGATGTGTCTGGAATGTTCATTTCAGTCAAAAGTACAAGTGGGAATACACAGTAGTGAAAGAGAAACAGACCTATGCACAACTGAAGGAGAAGTACGAGAAGGCGTCTGGGgaggtgctgtccacacagagcGTGGTTGAGAAGTTGTCTCAGGAATACGCTGCAGTGGAAGAGATATTAGTAGAGCTTATTGATAAAAGATCTCGCAGCCTCCAACGTCTGCAGGAAATCGCTCTGAAACCCAACCCGCTGTCCACCCCGGAATACATTGACCTGCTGATCATGTCGGAGCAACAGGAACTGAAGCCTGGGTACCAGGAAAGAATAAAATCACTGCGGGAAGTGAGAGAAGTAGCAGAGATAATAAGAAAGATTGTCAATAAGGAGCCCCTGCTGCCAGGAGAACAGGGTCTGTACAAGAAGACTGAAGAAAAAAGGCTGCATTCAAAAACTTTGTAA